A part of Olleya sp. Bg11-27 genomic DNA contains:
- a CDS encoding acyl-ACP desaturase encodes MSLKNVRLEVMSFLEKDVESLIEKYLIPVEKIWQPTDFLPNSEGPNFLEEVKEIRELSKELPYDFWVVLVGDMITEEALPTYESWLMDVEGIDQNERNGWSKWIRHWTAEENRHGDVLNKYLYLSGRVNMKEIEQTTQHLIADGFDIGTAQDPYKNFVYTSFQELATYVSHNRVAKLAKAKGNKQLSRMCKIISGDEMRHHHAYSEFVERIFKVDPSQMMLAFQYMMKQKITMPAHFLRESGGKISSVFEEFSNTAQRIGVYTSMDYIEILQKLIARWEIDKISGLSDEAEKARDYLMKLPSRMLRLADRIKIPENSYQFKWVEPAKL; translated from the coding sequence ATGTCATTAAAAAACGTAAGACTAGAGGTGATGTCTTTTTTAGAGAAAGATGTAGAATCGTTAATAGAAAAATATTTAATACCAGTGGAAAAAATCTGGCAACCGACTGATTTTTTACCTAATTCTGAGGGCCCAAATTTTCTGGAAGAAGTCAAAGAAATTAGAGAACTATCTAAAGAACTACCGTATGATTTCTGGGTTGTACTAGTTGGTGATATGATTACAGAAGAAGCCCTACCCACCTACGAATCCTGGTTAATGGACGTTGAAGGTATTGATCAAAACGAACGTAATGGTTGGTCTAAATGGATTAGACATTGGACTGCCGAAGAAAATCGTCATGGAGACGTCCTTAACAAGTACCTATACCTTTCTGGTCGTGTCAATATGAAAGAAATTGAGCAAACCACACAACACCTTATTGCTGATGGTTTTGATATTGGTACTGCCCAAGATCCTTATAAAAACTTTGTTTACACTAGTTTTCAAGAACTAGCAACCTATGTCTCTCATAATCGCGTAGCTAAACTTGCAAAAGCAAAAGGAAACAAGCAGCTATCTAGGATGTGTAAAATAATTTCTGGTGACGAGATGAGGCATCATCATGCTTATAGCGAATTTGTCGAACGCATCTTTAAAGTAGATCCTAGTCAAATGATGTTAGCGTTTCAATACATGATGAAACAAAAAATAACTATGCCTGCTCATTTTTTAAGAGAGTCAGGAGGAAAAATCAGCTCTGTTTTTGAAGAATTTTCTAACACAGCACAACGGATTGGTGTTTATACATCAATGGATTACATTGAAATTTTACAGAAATTAATAGCACGTTGGGAAATAGACAAAATTTCAGGTTTAAGTGATGAAGCTGAAAAAGCGCGTGACTATCTAATGAAACTCCCAAGTAGAATGCTACGTTTAGCAGATAGAATTAAAATTCCTGAAAACTCTTACCAATTTAAATGGGTAGAACCTGCTAAGCTATAA
- a CDS encoding lysophospholipid acyltransferase family protein yields MRKILAYPLSIIYYLFFGLTLVVFHPIQWFCFNVFGYKAHKTSVDLLQFCLMRCVNLLFTSQKLINPYKLDNSHPVIIVSNHQSMADIPPLMWYFRKHHVKFVSKKELGKGLPSVSYNLRHGGSALIDRKNPRQAIVAIRKFADYIESTNRAAVIFPEGTRSRDGKPKPFQTKGLETLIKYIPSAIIIPVTINNSWKNLRYGKFPLGIGNNITFTAHKPIKASDFNDTKALLTHIETTIKNSIKI; encoded by the coding sequence ATGAGAAAAATTTTAGCCTATCCCTTATCTATAATTTATTACCTATTTTTCGGGTTAACATTAGTTGTTTTTCACCCTATACAATGGTTCTGCTTTAATGTGTTTGGCTATAAGGCACACAAAACAAGTGTTGACCTTTTACAGTTTTGCTTAATGCGCTGTGTCAACCTATTGTTTACAAGCCAAAAGTTAATTAACCCCTATAAATTAGATAATTCACATCCCGTAATAATTGTGTCTAATCATCAAAGTATGGCAGACATACCACCATTAATGTGGTATTTTAGAAAGCATCATGTCAAATTTGTTAGCAAAAAAGAACTAGGTAAAGGTTTACCAAGTGTATCTTATAATCTTAGACATGGAGGTTCTGCTTTAATTGACAGAAAAAACCCGAGACAAGCTATTGTCGCTATCAGGAAATTTGCCGATTATATTGAGTCTACCAATCGTGCTGCTGTTATATTTCCCGAAGGTACTAGAAGTCGTGACGGAAAACCAAAACCTTTTCAAACCAAAGGCTTAGAAACTTTAATTAAATATATCCCAAGTGCCATCATTATACCGGTAACAATCAACAATTCTTGGAAAAACCTACGTTATGGCAAGTTCCCTTTAGGCATTGGTAACAACATAACATTTACAGCCCATAAACCCATTAAAGCTAGTGATTTTAATGATACAAAAGCACTACTTACACACATAGAAACCACTATTAAAAATAGTATTAAAATATAA
- a CDS encoding MATE family efflux transporter — translation MQTSQSSNLGTETISKLLIKQAVPASIGILVMSLNILVDTIFVGQWIGSTAIAAINVVLPVSFFIAALGMSIGVGGSSIISRALGANNKEKALKTFGNQISLTLVFTVAFAAFGLYFVDQLIPAFGGKGNIFDPAKVYYEIILYGVPVLGFVMMGNTVIRAEGKPKFAMYAMLIPSVGNLVLDYVFIGVLDLGMAGAAWATTGSYIASFLFIFWYFLSDNSELKINLSHFYLQKSIVSEIGSLGSVTLARQAVVSVTFLLVNNALFDYGGETSVTAYAIVGRMSMFALFPVFGVTQGFIPIAGYNFGSEQYGRVKEVIYTALKYATLLGTIVFIGLMFFPEIITKWFTTDLDVINVTPNNMRWAFAAVPILSLQLIGAAYFQAVGKALPALMLTLTRQAIFFIPLMYILPIYFGEFGIWISFPIADVLSTIVTGFFLRREMKLKLNISEA, via the coding sequence ATGCAAACGAGTCAATCCTCCAATTTAGGAACAGAAACCATAAGCAAACTCTTGATTAAGCAAGCAGTTCCAGCGTCTATTGGTATTCTGGTGATGTCATTAAATATTTTAGTGGATACTATTTTTGTGGGGCAATGGATTGGGTCAACTGCAATAGCGGCTATTAATGTTGTTTTGCCTGTGTCTTTTTTTATTGCGGCTTTAGGAATGAGTATTGGTGTTGGAGGATCTTCTATTATTTCTCGTGCTTTAGGTGCTAATAATAAAGAAAAAGCACTTAAGACTTTTGGTAATCAAATCTCTTTAACTTTAGTTTTTACAGTTGCTTTTGCTGCGTTTGGGCTTTATTTTGTTGATCAGTTAATACCTGCTTTTGGAGGGAAAGGTAATATTTTTGATCCTGCCAAAGTGTATTATGAGATTATCCTATACGGTGTTCCTGTTTTGGGTTTTGTTATGATGGGTAATACAGTGATACGTGCAGAGGGTAAGCCTAAGTTTGCTATGTATGCTATGCTTATTCCTTCTGTAGGTAACTTAGTATTGGACTATGTGTTTATTGGTGTGTTAGATTTAGGAATGGCGGGTGCTGCATGGGCAACCACGGGATCTTATATTGCTTCATTCTTGTTTATATTTTGGTATTTCCTGTCTGATAATTCTGAATTAAAAATCAATCTTTCCCATTTTTACCTTCAAAAAAGTATAGTATCGGAAATAGGATCTTTAGGATCTGTAACGTTAGCAAGGCAAGCGGTGGTAAGTGTTACTTTTTTACTAGTTAATAATGCGTTATTTGACTATGGTGGTGAAACGTCTGTAACAGCATATGCTATTGTCGGAAGGATGAGTATGTTTGCTTTGTTTCCGGTGTTTGGTGTTACCCAGGGGTTTATACCTATTGCTGGTTATAACTTTGGATCGGAACAATATGGACGTGTAAAGGAAGTTATTTACACAGCTTTAAAATATGCGACTCTACTTGGTACAATAGTCTTTATTGGTTTGATGTTTTTTCCTGAAATCATTACTAAGTGGTTTACTACGGATTTGGATGTTATTAATGTTACACCAAATAATATGCGATGGGCCTTTGCTGCGGTTCCAATTTTATCGTTACAGTTAATTGGAGCGGCTTATTTTCAGGCTGTCGGAAAAGCATTGCCGGCATTAATGTTAACATTAACTAGGCAAGCTATTTTCTTTATTCCTTTAATGTATATTTTGCCTATCTATTTTGGCGAATTTGGGATTTGGATATCTTTTCCAATTGCAGATGTTTTGTCTACAATTGTGACCGGTTTCTTTTTGCGTAGAGAAATGAAGCTAAAATTAAATATATCAGAAGCATAA
- a CDS encoding HD domain-containing protein, with protein MTNHDLIEATKVFVKETLKGAEGGHDWFHIERVFNNSLLIAKGENVDHLVVSLGALLHDIADSKFHNGDSTIGPKVAGAFLLKHDVDSATINHVIKIIENISYSSNIGSNNLFKSNELDVVQDADRLDAIGAIGIARTFNYGGFKNRVLYDPNITPNLNLTKAEYKASNAPTINHFHEKLLLLKELMNTKTGTKIATQRHQYMVDFLKQFHAEWEGKR; from the coding sequence ATGACAAATCATGATTTAATTGAAGCAACTAAAGTCTTTGTAAAAGAGACCTTAAAAGGTGCTGAAGGTGGACATGACTGGTTTCACATAGAACGTGTTTTTAACAATAGCTTATTGATTGCCAAAGGCGAGAATGTTGACCACCTAGTTGTTTCACTAGGTGCTTTACTGCATGACATAGCCGATAGTAAATTCCACAATGGAGATAGTACTATTGGCCCCAAAGTCGCGGGTGCTTTTTTACTAAAGCACGATGTAGACTCGGCAACCATAAATCATGTTATTAAGATTATTGAAAACATTTCTTACAGTTCCAATATCGGTTCTAATAACCTATTTAAATCTAATGAGCTTGACGTTGTTCAGGACGCAGACCGTTTGGATGCTATAGGCGCCATCGGCATAGCACGCACCTTTAATTATGGTGGATTTAAAAATAGAGTACTTTACGATCCTAACATCACCCCTAATTTAAACTTGACTAAAGCAGAATACAAAGCATCTAATGCACCAACAATTAATCATTTTCACGAAAAATTACTGCTTTTAAAAGAATTAATGAACACCAAAACCGGAACTAAAATTGCGACTCAAAGACACCAATATATGGTTGATTTTTTGAAGCAATTCCATGCGGAATGGGAAGGTAAAAGATAA
- a CDS encoding CopD family protein — MEYYNYIKALHLIFVVTWFAGLFYIPRLFVYQIEAFHKPSPDKEILGEQLKLMAKRLWFIITWPSAILATIFAVWLLILQPFWLQQPWMHVKLTFVLLLFLYQFQTHVYFKQLQNDVVKKTSNFMRLWNEGATFILFAVVFLVILKSAINWMFGVIGILVLGVLLMLGFKVYKRIRAKNPNA; from the coding sequence ATGGAATACTATAACTACATAAAAGCTTTACATTTAATATTTGTGGTAACCTGGTTTGCGGGTTTGTTCTACATTCCTAGATTGTTTGTTTATCAAATAGAAGCGTTTCATAAGCCATCACCTGATAAAGAAATTTTAGGAGAACAGCTAAAGTTAATGGCCAAGCGTTTGTGGTTTATTATTACGTGGCCTAGTGCCATTTTAGCAACTATTTTTGCTGTCTGGTTATTAATTTTACAACCTTTTTGGTTGCAGCAACCGTGGATGCATGTTAAATTAACTTTTGTGTTATTGTTATTTTTATATCAATTCCAAACACATGTTTATTTCAAGCAATTACAAAATGATGTCGTTAAAAAAACATCAAACTTTATGCGATTATGGAATGAAGGGGCTACTTTTATTCTGTTTGCAGTAGTCTTTTTAGTCATCCTTAAAAGTGCGATAAATTGGATGTTTGGTGTTATTGGTATCTTAGTTTTAGGGGTGTTATTAATGTTAGGTTTTAAAGTGTATAAACGTATCCGAGCTAAAAATCCAAACGCATAG
- a CDS encoding BrxA/BrxB family bacilliredoxin yields the protein MYPAELVKPMREDLTNVGFEELHTAEAVNTAIAKEGTTLVVVNSVCGCAAANARPGARMSLENAKKPTNIVTVFAGVDKDAVDQARAHMVPFPPSSPSMALFKDGELVHMLERHHIEGRPAELIAENLMDAYNEHC from the coding sequence ATGTATCCAGCAGAATTAGTAAAACCAATGCGTGAGGACTTAACTAACGTAGGTTTTGAAGAATTACATACCGCTGAAGCAGTAAACACTGCAATTGCAAAAGAAGGAACAACTTTAGTGGTTGTAAATTCAGTTTGTGGTTGTGCAGCTGCAAATGCAAGACCAGGAGCGAGAATGAGCTTAGAAAACGCAAAAAAACCAACGAATATAGTAACGGTTTTTGCAGGTGTTGATAAAGACGCGGTTGATCAAGCAAGAGCACACATGGTCCCTTTTCCTCCAAGCTCACCAAGTATGGCATTATTTAAAGACGGAGAATTAGTACACATGTTAGAGCGTCATCATATTGAAGGAAGACCTGCAGAATTAATTGCAGAAAACCTTATGGATGCTTATAACGAACATTGCTAA
- a CDS encoding TerB family tellurite resistance protein — protein MSALKWIGATLGWTLGGPIGAIIGLALGSLGDSMSGKGQLLGNGSADAQRKGQSKYKKQSKRKSQKQRRAETSSGDFEVSLLVLASVVIKADGKQEESELDFVRNKFVELYGKDRANKAFKLFKKISSQNVSTRDVCNQIHDMMDHASRLQLVHFLFGIAKADGMVTDDEEDEIHRIANYLGISSRDYSSIKAMFYNSSDNAYKILEIDKTATVDQIKKAYRTMAKKYHPDRVEHLGEEHRKGAEEKFKQVQTAYEFLQDERGF, from the coding sequence ATGAGTGCATTAAAATGGATAGGCGCAACTTTAGGATGGACGTTAGGTGGTCCAATTGGAGCTATTATAGGGTTAGCCCTTGGTAGTTTAGGAGATTCTATGTCAGGCAAAGGGCAATTGTTAGGTAATGGATCTGCTGATGCTCAGCGAAAAGGGCAATCAAAATACAAAAAACAATCAAAACGTAAATCACAAAAGCAGCGTCGGGCAGAAACTTCTTCTGGAGATTTTGAAGTTAGTTTACTGGTGTTAGCTTCTGTAGTTATAAAGGCAGATGGAAAACAAGAGGAAAGTGAGTTGGATTTTGTGCGTAATAAATTTGTAGAACTTTATGGTAAGGATAGAGCAAACAAAGCATTTAAGTTATTTAAGAAAATAAGTAGCCAAAACGTATCCACTAGAGATGTGTGTAATCAAATCCATGACATGATGGATCATGCGTCGCGTTTGCAGTTGGTGCATTTTCTTTTTGGAATTGCAAAAGCAGATGGAATGGTTACGGATGATGAGGAGGATGAAATCCACAGAATAGCGAACTATTTGGGTATTAGTAGTCGTGATTATTCTAGTATAAAAGCGATGTTTTATAATAGTAGTGATAATGCTTATAAGATTTTGGAAATTGATAAAACGGCGACTGTAGATCAAATTAAAAAAGCTTACCGTACTATGGCTAAAAAATATCACCCAGATCGCGTAGAACATTTAGGGGAGGAACATAGAAAAGGTGCAGAAGAAAAATTTAAGCAAGTTCAAACGGCTTATGAGTTTTTGCAGGATGAAAGAGGGTTCTAA
- a CDS encoding sensor histidine kinase has product MKITKLSLRLRIFFAMIFLVLLASILIALVAAYQYSQETQDYHEQRLERKEKNIKRHLDFVIRETTFEVIPERLSLIFKDEIYKIADIHGLKVNLYDLEGSLLISSKASLPEDAIEKCISAEILNTLSDTFGHKHVELREEKGENFRSSYTYITDQKFKPLAILNLPYLENDDFLSRELNEFFERLGYTYLLMLIIAITLAYFLSKYITRTLKTISDKMNQTRLEKRNEKIEIESTTEEIATLVKAYNSMIDQIEESAVKLAKSEREQAWREMAKQVAHEIKNPLTPMRLTVQSFQRKFNPEDPEIIQKLDEYSKTLIQQIDTLSAIAGAFSNFAKMPAQQNEILNVVKVVDLALDIFNENYIQFLPEKDEIIAKFDRTQLIRVITNLVKNGIQAIPDHKTPEILVCVFDKNGNVVLTISDNGNGISEENRAKVFEPKFTTKSSGMGLGLAMVRNIVETYQGTITFVTQKDVGTTFTVTFPKE; this is encoded by the coding sequence ATGAAAATAACTAAACTCTCTTTACGTCTTCGCATATTTTTTGCAATGATTTTTTTGGTGCTTTTAGCCTCAATTTTAATTGCATTAGTAGCGGCGTATCAATATTCTCAAGAAACGCAAGATTATCATGAACAGCGTTTAGAGCGTAAAGAAAAAAACATCAAGCGACACTTAGATTTTGTTATTAGAGAAACTACTTTTGAAGTTATTCCGGAGCGGTTATCTTTAATTTTTAAAGACGAAATTTATAAAATTGCAGACATACATGGTCTAAAAGTTAATCTTTACGATTTGGAAGGGAGTTTATTGATCTCGTCCAAAGCAAGTTTGCCAGAAGATGCTATAGAGAAATGTATTAGTGCCGAAATACTAAATACGCTATCTGATACTTTTGGGCATAAACATGTGGAGTTAAGAGAGGAAAAAGGAGAAAATTTCAGATCATCTTATACGTATATTACCGATCAAAAATTTAAGCCATTAGCCATCTTAAATTTACCATATTTAGAAAATGATGATTTTTTGTCCAGAGAACTTAATGAGTTTTTTGAGCGGTTAGGGTATACCTATCTTTTAATGTTAATCATTGCGATTACATTGGCTTACTTCTTGTCAAAGTATATCACTAGAACACTTAAAACGATTAGTGATAAAATGAATCAAACGCGTTTGGAAAAGCGTAACGAGAAAATAGAAATAGAGAGTACTACAGAGGAGATCGCAACGCTTGTAAAAGCGTATAACAGTATGATTGATCAAATAGAAGAAAGTGCTGTTAAATTGGCTAAAAGTGAGCGCGAGCAAGCGTGGCGAGAAATGGCAAAACAAGTCGCGCACGAGATCAAAAATCCATTAACACCAATGCGATTAACAGTGCAAAGCTTTCAACGTAAGTTTAACCCTGAAGACCCAGAGATTATTCAGAAATTAGACGAGTATAGTAAAACGCTTATTCAGCAAATAGACACGCTGAGTGCTATTGCGGGTGCTTTTTCAAATTTCGCCAAAATGCCTGCGCAGCAAAACGAAATTTTAAATGTGGTTAAAGTGGTGGACTTAGCTTTAGATATATTTAATGAAAATTATATACAGTTTCTTCCTGAAAAAGACGAAATTATTGCCAAATTTGATCGAACACAATTAATTAGAGTAATTACTAACTTGGTTAAAAATGGTATTCAAGCCATTCCTGATCATAAAACACCAGAAATTTTAGTGTGTGTTTTTGATAAGAATGGTAATGTGGTCTTGACTATTTCTGATAATGGAAATGGAATTTCTGAAGAAAATAGAGCTAAAGTCTTCGAGCCGAAGTTTACAACAAAGTCCAGTGGAATGGGGCTTGGGTTAGCAATGGTGAGAAATATAGTAGAAACATATCAAGGAACAATTACCTTTGTTACTCAAAAGGATGTAGGAACCACATTTACAGTGACGTTTCCTAAAGAATAA
- a CDS encoding AraC family transcriptional regulator yields MNTKPTLKKITPTFGSSIIAVQKTKKRKRSEAFWHFHPELEMVYVNKGKGRRHIGNHLSYFNNSQLILIGSNLPHNGFTDRLTSKGKETLVQFHPDFLGDSLTGLPEMKNILQLLERAKNGILYKQEIKKIVGPKIERLPKYEGIKRITKLLEILELLALTDDYTILNQNGYVFETQPQDTDKIDKIYKYVNKNFQNHITLDQISDLVSMTVPAFCRYFKKITSKTFTQFVNEYRIFYATKLLTESQSSITDICFECGFNNFSHFNKVFNEVVGKSASKYRSEIKTMIK; encoded by the coding sequence TTGAATACAAAGCCTACTTTAAAAAAGATTACACCTACGTTTGGGAGCTCCATAATAGCAGTTCAAAAAACTAAAAAACGGAAGCGCAGTGAAGCCTTTTGGCACTTCCATCCAGAATTGGAAATGGTTTACGTTAATAAAGGGAAAGGAAGACGACATATTGGAAATCATTTGTCTTACTTTAATAATAGCCAATTAATCTTAATCGGTTCTAATTTGCCACATAATGGTTTTACGGATCGTTTAACCTCTAAAGGGAAAGAAACATTAGTGCAGTTTCATCCAGATTTTTTAGGTGATTCACTAACAGGTTTACCTGAAATGAAAAATATACTCCAGTTATTAGAGCGTGCTAAAAACGGGATCTTATACAAGCAAGAGATAAAAAAGATAGTGGGCCCTAAGATTGAGAGATTACCTAAATATGAAGGTATAAAGCGAATTACTAAATTACTTGAAATATTGGAGTTACTTGCGCTGACTGATGATTATACAATACTTAATCAAAATGGTTATGTGTTTGAAACCCAGCCGCAAGACACAGATAAAATTGATAAGATTTATAAGTATGTCAATAAAAATTTTCAAAATCATATTACTTTAGATCAGATTTCTGACTTAGTAAGTATGACTGTGCCTGCATTTTGTCGTTATTTTAAAAAAATAACGAGTAAAACCTTTACACAGTTTGTAAACGAGTACCGCATATTTTATGCTACCAAGTTGCTAACAGAAAGCCAAAGTAGTATTACGGATATTTGTTTTGAATGTGGATTTAATAACTTCTCTCATTTTAATAAAGTATTTAATGAGGTTGTTGGTAAAAGTGCTTCTAAATATAGAAGTGAAATAAAAACGATGATCAAATAA
- a CDS encoding enoyl-CoA hydratase/isomerase family protein — protein MNFENILTSTQNGITTITINRPSKLNALNKVTIEELHHAFDAANKDLETKVIIITGSGEKAFVAGADISEFANFSVENGGKLAAKGQEILFDFVQNLNTPVIAAVNGFALGGGLELAMAAHFRVASDNAKMGLPEVSLGVIPGYGGTQRLPQLVGKGHAMEMVMTAGMIDAPTALSYGLVNHVVTQEELLPLAEKIASKIMRNSTVAIGKAIQAINANYNDGVNGFEVEIEQFGACFGTEDFKEGTTAFLEKRKAVFPGK, from the coding sequence ATGAATTTCGAAAACATACTTACAAGTACACAAAACGGAATAACTACTATTACAATTAATAGACCGTCAAAATTAAATGCTTTAAACAAAGTAACAATAGAAGAATTGCATCATGCGTTTGATGCGGCTAATAAAGATCTAGAGACAAAAGTGATTATCATTACTGGTAGTGGCGAAAAAGCTTTTGTCGCAGGAGCGGATATTAGCGAATTTGCTAATTTTAGTGTGGAAAATGGAGGTAAATTAGCAGCAAAAGGACAAGAAATACTGTTTGATTTTGTTCAAAATTTAAACACTCCAGTTATAGCGGCAGTAAATGGTTTTGCACTTGGAGGTGGTTTAGAATTGGCTATGGCTGCACATTTTAGAGTCGCAAGTGATAATGCTAAAATGGGATTGCCAGAAGTTAGTCTAGGTGTTATACCTGGTTATGGTGGTACACAACGTTTACCACAATTGGTTGGTAAAGGACATGCAATGGAAATGGTGATGACAGCAGGAATGATAGATGCTCCTACAGCTTTAAGCTATGGTTTAGTAAATCACGTGGTAACACAAGAGGAGTTATTACCTTTAGCAGAGAAAATTGCTAGTAAAATCATGAGAAACTCAACAGTAGCAATAGGGAAAGCTATTCAAGCTATAAATGCCAATTATAATGATGGTGTTAATGGGTTTGAGGTTGAAATCGAACAATTTGGAGCGTGTTTTGGAACGGAAGATTTTAAAGAAGGGACCACTGCGTTTTTAGAAAAGCGTAAAGCAGTATTTCCTGGGAAGTAA
- the hemH gene encoding ferrochelatase translates to MRKGVLLVNLGSPESPEPKDVKKYLGEFLMDERVIDVPLWARTLLVKGIILNTRPKQSAKAYKKIWWEEGSPLIVLSERLQEEVQKHTELPIALAMRYGSMTIKKGLQELVDKGVEEVFIIPLYPQFAMATTETILVLAEEVRQADFPNLKIDSLPAFYNKPDYIKVLAESVKGHLQGKDYEHLLFSYHGVPERHIRKSDVTKSHCKIDGSCCETASKAHEFCYRHQCKEVTRLVGEYLGLEENSYSTSFQSRLGFDPWLQPYTDRTIERLGKKGIKSMAIVTPAFVSDCLETLEEIAMEGEEIFHELGGRDFTTVPCLNTDASWVKLLSDWINQWSETTVKA, encoded by the coding sequence ATGAGAAAAGGCGTATTGCTTGTTAATCTTGGTTCTCCAGAAAGTCCAGAACCAAAAGATGTAAAAAAATATTTAGGCGAATTTTTAATGGACGAACGTGTTATTGACGTTCCGCTTTGGGCTAGAACCTTACTAGTAAAAGGTATTATACTAAATACAAGACCAAAACAAAGTGCTAAGGCCTACAAGAAAATTTGGTGGGAAGAAGGGTCTCCGTTAATTGTACTGTCAGAACGATTACAAGAGGAAGTTCAAAAACATACGGAGCTGCCAATAGCTTTAGCGATGCGTTATGGAAGTATGACTATTAAAAAAGGGTTACAAGAATTAGTGGATAAAGGTGTTGAGGAAGTCTTTATAATTCCATTATATCCTCAATTTGCGATGGCAACTACAGAAACTATTTTGGTTTTAGCCGAAGAAGTTAGACAAGCTGATTTTCCGAATCTAAAAATAGATAGTTTACCTGCTTTTTATAATAAACCTGATTATATTAAAGTGTTAGCCGAGTCTGTTAAAGGGCATTTACAAGGTAAAGATTATGAACATTTGTTGTTTTCTTACCACGGTGTACCAGAACGTCACATTAGAAAAAGTGATGTTACTAAAAGTCATTGTAAAATTGATGGAAGCTGTTGTGAAACCGCAAGTAAAGCACACGAGTTTTGCTATAGACATCAATGTAAAGAAGTCACGCGTTTGGTAGGAGAGTATTTAGGATTGGAAGAAAATAGCTATTCGACTTCATTTCAATCTCGGCTAGGTTTTGATCCATGGTTACAGCCTTATACCGATCGTACTATTGAGCGATTAGGTAAAAAAGGAATCAAAAGTATGGCTATTGTAACGCCTGCTTTTGTTAGTGATTGTTTGGAGACTTTAGAAGAAATAGCAATGGAAGGAGAAGAGATTTTTCATGAATTAGGTGGTAGAGATTTTACAACAGTGCCTTGTTTAAATACAGATGCTAGTTGGGTTAAATTATTGTCAGATTGGATAAACCAATGGTCAGAAACAACAGTTAAAGCGTAA